The DNA region taaagcaGATTACACAACCAACTCATGAGAACATACACTACTTTTGGAAAAGAATACCAAGTACTATCTTCCGTTGATTCTCTCTTCCCGAAGATCAGTGTCATAAGTACTACAATCTACAGAGTTTAGAAAATGTACTTGAGAACATcagagttttaaaaatattctaaCTCAGGGGAGTTTTCACTGTAATTCCGGTAGTCACATGGTCCGGCAACCAACTTCCTGGGTTGCTCGGGGCCCGGAACTATAAAACACGAGTATTGACGAGTATTTAGGTATAGATAAGGAGGATTAGATTAAGCGCATTTAGTCAAAACATAAGTTTGGCATAAGGAGTTACAGTAGTACATGCCTACTAATCATGAAGAGAGTAATGAACAGCAACATGAACAACAACGTATTCGTACTTAGAGACTGTTGTCTATTATTGTTAATAGAACTCTAAAAGTTAAGTAGTGATACTCGGATTTATTTTTCACACTTTATCTATAAAGCAAAAGTGCAGGCGTACAAAtctatatatttgtatgcggCCCTATACTGAGGAGAAggtttatatatttctatagGTATATCGCCAGACGCCAGAATACATATATCGATCGGTCTTTCTATCTCTATCCCTCACTCTCTCCCTATTACGGAATGAAAACTCTTCTAGTGTCTTAAACAGCAGCCAAATACTTAAAGTATTGTAATTTagaaattttatagattgcaCAACAACTCCGAGTCAAGTCGAATCGATCGAGATCGAGTTATCCTTGCAACAGATGTACTCTGACAGAAGACCTTAGGACCTCGAGAGGTCCACCCGAAGATGCCTAAATGTCTTTTACGCGTAGCTAGACAAAAGTTGCAGACTTTCTAGGAACATTTTCGCATTTCCCGCTCCTGCCTGTTCGAACACGTATtgttggaaaataaaatagagTTGTTGTCAGCATATAGAGTTACAAAGCgaatataaaaattgaaaaaaaaaaaaaaaacagaacatATATGTAAACAATTTCCTAACTCATCCCACCTACGCATCTCTATTTTTCTATGAAAAGCTAAAGCCAAGGAAAGGAACACAGACGAAACGggaaataaatcaaataacttgtattattcaaatcaaaatacataaatagtGGTCGAAACGCAAGATAGTATGATAATAGAGCTGCATTTTGAGGTGCCCCAGCCCCCTAGAGATTTTCTCACATGCCTGAGCCACAGCCTGAGCCTGATTTGTACCTTTCCTATGCAtaagtatatatttatatacaccACACATGTATAAATCGAGCcctatttgaatattttttaatactaGTAAGTATTTTGTACGACGAGATCAACTCGAAAGGCGCCTAAGAAATGCAAATGGTATATCAAAAGAAAACCCcctccccaaaaaaaaaacaaaacatttaattgTTGGTTATATGCTGAAGAACGTAAGAGTAAATGAAAATtcgaaaatattgtaattgtAGCGTTGATTTGTTTCAAATGagcaaaaatatacatataactaATTACGTAGATAAATATACATACCTATATTTAATGAAACCAATGAGCAAACCTAACTTGTGTAAGTCAAAGAGTAGCGGAACCAATTGTTAAACCTAAGCATAATAAATCTGTAATAAAACTGAGCTGTTGTATTAAATGAACAATAACAATGTTGAAGACAAAGTTTGGATATCAACGCCAATGCGTAGAGCATTCAGTTTGAGAACTTCTAATACGAGTACTTAGTGATTTTACCAGAAAAGTCTCCTTTCTCCCCCTATCCCCCCTTTCGTTGCGATGTTTTCTTTTATACTTTTGTACTAACACCCGTTCCTCTCTTAGTCCGACCTGATTTCCATAATGTTTATGAAGTCGATGTCTATATGTACCTCTAGCTAAACTCAAAGCATAATTGATCAAATTGGTAAACGAAAGCAAttcgaaattaaaataaatatgtgtaCTCCTAACGCGCAAAAACAGAATTAAATATGCAAGGTTACTTTAAAGAATggattaaaatttttaaaaagtatgaGCTATTAAAGAACAAACTTAGTTAAATgttatatatatgaaaaccaaagaaaattgatGTACATGTTAGCGATATTAATGAGAAATGTGACAAGTGAAAAATAAACCAGACGAAAATACATATACACAAGTTGCCAAGAGACAGTCGCATCTATTTGGGATTATCAATTTGTTAGGTCTAAATGGGATACATTAATCTAAGGTGGCGGGGATGTACCCACTTTAGTATCTGTACTTGGTGGAGTAGTCCTTCGGCGAGACGACCAGACCCCGGCCCTTGCGGGCACCTCTGTACACCGTTTCCACGATGTCGATCATCTCCTGCTTATCCTCCAGGGGCCAGTTgatcttgttgttgtttcccgtGCCCAGATCGATCATGATGTGTTTGTTGCGGAAGAAGAACATCACCGTGCAGGGATCGTACAACTCGTACATCTTGTTGAAGTCCGGCACCTCGGTGATGTCCACCAAATAGATGACCGCAAAGTTCTTCACTTTCTCGGCGATGCTGTACATCACCTCGTCCATTTTCATGCAGGCAGGGTCCCAATCGTGGCCGAAGCGTATAACCTGGAGGAGTATCCATGTGAGTTACTCATGTCGGATGAATGACCAAGTGGTGCTCCATTGGTGCTGAGGCTCCTTCAGCCGCCACCGATTACTCACAACCACGCGGTCCTCCTCGGAGAGAATGGCCTGGTCCACCTGCCAGCCATTGTGCAAATGCGGGAGCATGTACGACATTTTGGCGACTTATTTAACTTCAAGTTGGCggagaaaaattaaaacataaacaaactCTTGAAACTTAGGGGTGAACAAACTTCGATATACTTTACTTTACTAGCTACTATCGATACATTATCGATGCTTGCTGCCAGTGTGAACGGGAGCAAGTTCCAAacggatttttaaaaatatgtacatatgtgtaagaatattatacaataaaaatatagtTGCATCAATTTTTCTATATTTGTTAGCATTTAAAATGGAAGTGGGTTATTTTATAA from Drosophila subpulchrella strain 33 F10 #4 breed RU33 chromosome 2L, RU_Dsub_v1.1 Primary Assembly, whole genome shotgun sequence includes:
- the LOC119545960 gene encoding thioredoxin-like protein 4A, whose protein sequence is MSYMLPHLHNGWQVDQAILSEEDRVVVIRFGHDWDPACMKMDEVMYSIAEKVKNFAVIYLVDITEVPDFNKMYELYDPCTVMFFFRNKHIMIDLGTGNNNKINWPLEDKQEMIDIVETVYRGARKGRGLVVSPKDYSTKYRY